The Oryza brachyantha chromosome 7, ObraRS2, whole genome shotgun sequence genomic interval GGGGCTTTTGGAAGTCCATGACACTAACGTCGACCTCCTTCGCCAAGCTGATTCTGCTTCTTGGACTCTTCGAGACCTCATTGTCACGGTGGTTCTTCCCTTGAGAAGGCTTTGTTCTTGTTCTTCCTCCTGGAGAGGCTGCTTCGTTGGACTTCTTGCTAGGGGACTTTGGTGAGACCGGTGGACGAGACCGCCTTTCTGACTCTACCTTCCGCTGCACCGGCCTGGGGCTTGATGATCCTGTAGGCCTTGGTGAGCTTGCACGGCTTACAGGTTCATCAGACTTGGATTGCGCCCTTGCAATGCGAGAATGAATCTTCTCATTTGTGCTGGTGTCATGCTCCCCAGTGCAAGTTTCATCTCTGGCCTGCAGCTTCCTGAGGCTTCTGAACCCTGCAAGGGGATCAGCTGAAGCAAGTGAAACCCCTGGCTGCTTCTCAGTGCTTCTTGCTGGCTTCATGACTACAATGGGAGGCTGGAAGTGTCTGGAACTGGTGTTCAGAGCATCTGCTGCCTGCTGAGCAGCTACTGTTAATGCGCCATTGCCATCGCTATGGCGCTTGGCATCCTTTGCGTGCAGCGCTTCCAGTATCCTGAGCGCCCTGAAGTCCTTGTTGCACTCCAAGAACTCGTGGCCCCCGCCTCTTCTCTCAATGTAGGCATAGAGAGATGCGGTCCTTGGCCGCACTTCAGCATCTCGACATTGTAAGGCCTTGCTACCATTGACAAGCTTCTCCTGCTGCCTCCAAGGAGCGGCTTCAGTAAGAATTCTTGGAGGAGGCTTGGTTTTCATTGCTGAAGACTCGTCTTTTGGCAGATACTCGCAGGGATCCTGGCAAGATCTTCTAGGAGAAGGTACTGGATGCTCATTCTGCATTTCTTCTGCTGGTCTTGGTGATCTTGCAGACTCGTAGCTATCTGCAGTTAGCACCCCTGTAGCGTTGGGTGCTTCTTCCAGCCCCATCAGCTTGGCAATGACGCTGCTGGCACGCCGGTGGCCTGGGGAATCTTGAGGCTTAAGAGCATCCAAGAGACTGTCATCGGTTCTCCTGTAACTGAAGTTCTTCTGGCGAGAACTTGGGTTCAGAGACTCTTTCCTACTATCCAAGGACAGTCTCGGAAGCTCTTTGGGCCTTGTGGAAGGCTTCTTGTTCTCTTGAGCTTCAACTGGCCGCAGGAGCCGCCGATCGTCGCATGAGAAGCGTGACTGCTCCGGGAATCGCCTGCTGGATTCAGCAGCATTCACAGGTACCTTGGTGCTCCTATCGATCCCAATGACATAGGTCCCATCCATTGATTTGGACAGCAGCAAGGGCCTTGGTGAGTCTTTGTACTGCCCATTTCTCCTTGCCTCCTTCACCGAGGTCTTGACAGTAAGGCCTCCGGTGTCCCGGTTGATGGAATCCTTCACAATGTCTCTGAAGCCAATGTTTGGCTGTTCAGACTTGGTGTCCATGGCAGAGTCCTTCAGACTTGGTGATCTTTTCAGTGGCCTCTGCGCAAAGAGCTGGTCGTTGATATATGGAAGCTCCTGTTGGATTGATTTGTTGCCATCAAGTGATGAAAAGGATGAGCATGAAGAGGAAGAACATGAAGCCCTTGATGACTCTATTGAAAGGCTACTGTTCTCGGTCATGCTTTTGCTGAATGTTTTCTCCTGCCAAGGTAATTCACAAGTTAGAGCGCTCTCCCTGATGCAGCCaaagtatatatgcatggattttttttttctggcaagtggtaaaaacaaaagttgaaCTGGTCGTAGTAGGAAAAAATTACCAGAACGATTTTAGAGGTGCTTGAGCTTTGCCCTGTAAcattgctgctgcttcttggaAGATTATGGCCTGGAGAAAATAGAAGACATTATAATTGTAGCCTAAATTGTGAATCGAAGAAATAGAGGAAAATAACGTCAATTGGAAGGCAATGACACTCTGGTATGAGCAAAATGGATGAATTTGAGGGTTGAAAAGGTTTTTTGTATTATTGCtcaatgatataattttttttgccggaATGACCGATGCTCAAtgatataatcatataaatgAATTGAAGTTCTATAACCGATTGTTGAAATGTCTTATTCTGTTAATTTATCATGGCAAGAATGgaaattttaaaaccaaatGTTAAGCTGTCCTCTTCAGTTTCATTATATTAATGAAATTTTTAGTAACTAACTGTTCATCTGTCCTTTTCAGTCAGTGCGAAAAGTTATCCCTCAGGCTACTTCTGGACACCCAAATCCACGTCAGTGCTTGTCCTCGTGTCTATGTGTGCTCTGCCTTATTACATTCTTACAGAAATGCTTTTATGATCACAATTACTATAAGCAATCTGTTTTTGTACTGTTCTCCTTTATTTTGGGTGAGGGGTACTCTGTTTTCGGTGGAAGAAAGTTCAAATGGAATTAGGATTCTGCAGTTGTGAAGAACTGAaaataactccaaattttccaatgaagattttctagcattcTGCACACATAAAAAACCTGCAGtacttttcttaaaaaaaagaactttataCTAATAACAAACTGTTTTATCAGACAAGGCATTTTTCTATTGGACCTACCAACTGTATTTCTTTACCAAACTTTGAATAATAGtctgaatggacttaaacaaaCACATGAAATTAGTTCTGTGTCCCACAAAAGAACCACTCAACTTTCTAAGCTCTGGTCAACATTAGCACAACGAGTTGCAGCTAATAATTCAGAGAGAGTGTCataaaaaaccattttttcacaaactgaaaaaaaaaacttaaatacagtaactaacaaaacgaaaaaaaaaaacatcttgcAGCTGCTTGCCATGCAGCGACATGATCATCTCGGTGTCAACGGCGTGAGGCTCTGAACACGGCGGAGCAGAGGAGCAGGACGAAGAAGAAATGCGAtccagagcagagcagagagagagagagaggggggggggggggggagcagAACGAGCAGGACGGCGTCGTCGCTTACCtg includes:
- the LOC102721855 gene encoding protein LONGIFOLIA 2-like — encoded protein: MAPVTRVVGGGLADEAPELERQMGCMAGIFQIFDRRQRMLTARRGGRPARKMLPPAAAGSGHNLPRSSSNVTGQSSSTSKIVLEKTFSKSMTENSSLSIESSRASCSSSSCSSFSSLDGNKSIQQELPYINDQLFAQRPLKRSPSLKDSAMDTKSEQPNIGFRDIVKDSINRDTGGLTVKTSVKEARRNGQYKDSPRPLLLSKSMDGTYVIGIDRSTKVPVNAAESSRRFPEQSRFSCDDRRLLRPVEAQENKKPSTRPKELPRLSLDSRKESLNPSSRQKNFSYRRTDDSLLDALKPQDSPGHRRASSVIAKLMGLEEAPNATGVLTADSYESARSPRPAEEMQNEHPVPSPRRSCQDPCEYLPKDESSAMKTKPPPRILTEAAPWRQQEKLVNGSKALQCRDAEVRPRTASLYAYIERRGGGHEFLECNKDFRALRILEALHAKDAKRHSDGNGALTVAAQQAADALNTSSRHFQPPIVVMKPARSTEKQPGVSLASADPLAGFRSLRKLQARDETCTGEHDTSTNEKIHSRIARAQSKSDEPVSRASSPRPTGSSSPRPVQRKVESERRSRPPVSPKSPSKKSNEAASPGGRTRTKPSQGKNHRDNEVSKSPRSRISLAKEVDVSVMDFQKPLVISSSFVQTSNTASTPSHKGTPSVLASDQKISSLENSPSPVSVLDTSYYHTRLSYSFKDGEIHTSEECWNPNSLPDTPQSKASSEVSQIKPDNFEALIQKLEQLQSMNDEAANTKDHQYIYEILLASGLLHKELSFVVMPGQAWPSSCLINPELFLILEQTKPDFGSSTRTVIKSSKANSEKLHRRLIFDLVNEITAQKMSIHCSASQSAKLLRLRKYNGWRLFKDLCTEVDRLQSESSAIKCSEEDGDERMLLVEDPLSGVEDWSFENGSPSIVLEIERLIYKDLIDEVIGGEATGKMQSGQWKLRRQLSFSSTS